GCACAGACTTTATAGTGATCTCAGTGAACTTGTTAGCAGTGAAACAGAGAAAAATATGAAAGATGATAAAAGTCTAGATATCTTACATCCAGAAGTGTTCAGTGTCCTCTTGGACCAATTTAAAAGGTTTCTTGGTGAGAGATTGCAACTTGAGTCTGCTAACAAACAACTTAACTCAGAGTTGATGACTGGTGCTAGAGTAATTGACGCACTTGAGAAAAAATGCGATAAATTGAATACCTTAATAGATTTGGTTGAAGATATTGAACAATCTGTGGTGCCCGAGGGGACAAAAAATTATGCTGATGAACCTACCGCACGCATAGAGACTATGATATGCTTACTTGTTCAAAAATACAAAGAAGCTGAGCAGAGTTTTAGCTTTTCCTCGTCTCTACAGGGACAAGTGGACGGCTTAAACTTTACTCTGGTGCAGTATGAAAATGAAAATCTTGTTTTCAAGCTGAGTTTGAGGAGTGCTGAGGATCATATAGTTGCTCTTAATTCTAAAGTACAAGAGATGGTTGCTGAGCTTGAACAGTCGGAGCATCGGGTGTCATCCCTAAGAGAGAAGCTTGGTATAGCTGTTACAAAGGGGAAAGGTCTAATTTTGCAACGAGACAGTCTGAAGCAATCCTTATCTGAGACGTCCAAAGAACTAGATAAATGCTCGCAGGAGTTGCTGACTAAAGATACCGTTCTTCATGACCTCGAAACAAAATTAAAGCTCTATTCTGAGGCTGGTGAGCGGATGGAAGCTCTGGAATCTGAACTCTCATACATCCGTAACTCTTCTACTGCTTTAAGAGAATCATTTCTTCTTAAAGATTCTGTCCTTCAGAGAATTGAGGAGATTCTAGAAGATCTTGAACTACCGGAGCACTTTCATGCAAGAGATATCATTGAGAAGATAGATTGGTTAGCTAAGTCAGTTACTGGGAATGCTGCTCATCTTGGCGAATGGGATCAGAGAAGCTCAGTGGGAGGAGGTTCATATTCCGATACTGGATTTGTTGGCGCAGATGGGTTGAAGGATGAGATGCAGCTAAATTTAAATTATGGTGATGACTTAAGAAGAAGATACGAAGAATTGCAAAGCAAGTTTTATGATTTGGCTGAGCAAAATGAGATGCTTGAACAATCATTAATGCTGAGAAACAACCTCGTGCTGCGATGGGAAGAAGTTTTCGACCGGATAGATATGCCTTCTCAAATGCGGTCCATGGAACTAGAGGATAAGATTCAGTGGTTTGAAAGGGTATTAGCGGAGGCTCAGAGTCGGTGTAATTCACTCCAAGAGAAGATTGATCATTTGGAGAGTCACTGTGGATCCTTGACAGCTGATATGCAAGATTCACATGGAAGAATATCCGAACTTAATGCAGCGTTCCAGCAAACTTGCAGAGAGAGAGAAATTTTATCAAGAGACTTGGAGTTATTGTGTCAAGAAAATACTGAAACTTCAAAGAAGACATTTGATCTTGAGATGAAAAACGGAAATCTTCAAAATGAAATTAGTATGTTGCAAGGTCAGAAGCTACATATAGAAAAAGAAATTCATCGCATTGAGAGTATGATGAACAGAATGCAAGATTTGGTTAAGAATGCTCTCCGGGATTCTAATTCAGAGGATCTGGCTGATGGTCAGGAAGAAATCAAATCTTTTGAAGAACTTTTAAGTAAACTTGTAGAAAAACATATGATTATATTATCTGGGAAGCCTGTTAACTCGGAAAATATTGATGTTCATGTCACTGAAAAAGGTGAGGTGTCTCAAATTTCAAGGAATCCTGATGATAAGGAAGTAGCGATTCTGAGCAAAAAGCTGGAAGATTTAATGGGTGAATTTGACTGCCTGAAGGATGAGAAAGATAGCTATGTGCTGAAAAATCAGTCTTTAGTCCAGGAAGTTGAGGAACTGCAAAGTAACAAGAATGAATTGCGAGAACTACTTAATCAAGAGGAACACAAGTCAGCTTCTCTCAGAGAGAAATTAAATGTTGCGGTTAGGAAAGGGAAGTCCTTGGTGCAGCAGCGAGATGGTATGAAGCAAGTGATTGAAGAGTTAAATACTGAGGTCGAACACCTCAAGTCTGAGATCAGTCATAATGAAAACACAATTTCTGAGTATGTGGCAAGGATCAGTGAGCTTTCCACTCTGCAGGAAAGAGTACATGTTCTGGAATCTGAAAATACATCCCTCACGAGTCGCCTGGCAGAAACTGACCGCTGTTTGCAGGTGAAAGAGGGTACCTTGAACAGTGTTTTGGGTGCATTGGGTGATGTTGATATTGGTCTGGCTATAAATTCTGGGAATCCGATTGAGAAGCTAAAGGAAATAGAGACTAATTTCCATGATATGCGTACGTCTTTAAACTTTGCGGAACAAGAATCAAGAAAATCAAAAAGAGCTGCTGAACTTCTGCTTGCGGAGTTGAATGAAGTTCAAGAACGAAGTGATGTCCTTCAGGAAGAGCTTTCAAAAGCTGCTGGTGAACTTTCAAAAATTTTCAAGGAAAAGGAATCAGCTGAAGATGCCAAATATGAAGCTCTTGCCGGAGTTGAAAAGTTATCTTCTCTCGTAGAGGAGAAGGAAAGGCAGTTGTCTGAAGTTATGGTGCTTAGCTCTAGAGTGGATCAATTGAGAGAGGGCCTTTTTGCCTTCGAAAGTAGAATGGGTGATGTTCTTTCCAAAGATCGGGAAGTCTTGCACAATATGGCTAACATCATGAAATCTGTGTTTGAATCCGGCAATACTTTTGATTCGAGTGCTCTATTTCCTTCCACAGATGGCATAAATTCAAAAGAATCAGAAAACAAGGTAAATGGGTTTTCGGGGATAATTGTTTTTATAAATTGGTATCACATTCTCCTATTGCTTTATGTTATTGTCATAAAAAAAGACCTTACATTCTTTTTCTATTACCAACTAAGATTCTCCATATTGAGCACAAATTCTTTTACCAAACAAGGAAAAAAGAATGGAGGAAGTTTGACATGACGACACTTCTAATTTTATTACACAATTTGCATTGTTACAGTGTGAcaaaataatgataaaataGGGAAATAATGATTCAAATTGCAATTTCTTGAATTTATAAATCTGTAAAATTATAAGTTTCCGAGTTTTGTATAATTCATTAGGCTTCAGGAAAGTGTTGTTTCTTCTCTTTGTTGACTAAAGATGTTGAGAAGAAAACAACCTCGGTGTCACGTTTTCAGATTTCTACGGTGGTGTTTGTGTAGGAGGGagagaggatgagagatgaGCTTCAACACTGAAGTAAATAAATGGAAGTGGCATAGAACTATAATTGTTCTTCAATAGATGATGTTTGTTTCATGTGGGATTTGTTTGTTAGCCAGACTAGAACATGgaaaagaaaacacacgaaaatTCTTTGGCGAAAACCTGACGTATTTTTCCATATTTGCCCCCAAAAATGGAGCCGTAGGTCAGTCTGGAATTGGAAAATAATTAAAACCGTTCCTGAAAATACACCAAAGCTTCTAGTGGTGCAAGCTAACGTTTCTTACTGATGTTGATTAATTTAAGTCCTCGTTGCCGTGGCATCGGAATGAAGTCAACTGTATAGCTATGTGATTATATCTTCTGTAGTTCGTTGAGTGTTACCATTTTCCATTATGATTCGAATTAATTTTTCTGTTGTGGAGCCGTTCTTTCTTGGTGCATAAGAAGCCTGAGCATAATTTTATTGTCGTGCAGAGTTTGTTGACAGAAATTGGTTCTCTCAATGAGCAACTTCATAAACATTCGCTCATGTTGCATGAAGAAATCTGCTATCTGTCTGAAGTGATGAGGGGCATCCACAGAGAATTGTTTTCTCAAAAGGAGTTGAATGAGTCTATCAGGAGAGATGTTAAGCAGTTGGAATCAACGGCCATAGAGAGCGAGTCAGAAATACATCATCTGCATGAAAATGTTTCCTTGCTTTCCGAGGCTTGTGTTGGTGCAATATTTGAAATTGAAAGGTGGAAAGACCTTGTGGATGGGAATTGTTCGGCATCAAGAGATGCCGAAAGGAACTTGAAGTCTCGGATTTTTGTTGGAGGGTATGATAGCACTGATGACATTCAACTCTACACCACAGAAGGCATCAGGAGCACACGTGACAAACTTTTATTGGCTGTGAGGGATTGCACGAGCATGCAGACTGAATTGAACGAAGTTGGTCAGAGGGAGATGAAGAATACGATTGTGAATTTGCAGAAAGAGCTTCAGGAGAAGGATATTCAAAGAGAGAAAATATGTAAGGAGCTTGTTAACCAGATAAAGGAAGCTGAAACTAATGCCAAAAATTATTTGCATGATCTTCAGCAAGCAAGGGCTCAGCTCCATGATTTACAAAGGCAAGTTGATGCGAAGGAAGATGATTGTAAGGTACTGGAACAGAGAATGAAGAAACTACAAGATCAGGAAACTAACTGCTTGGATTTGCAGAAGAAACTTAATTCGCTGACTGATGCACTGGCTGCAAAAGAACAAGGTCTGTGTGTGTATTTACTTTGtattttttaaagattattatGTCCTTGCAGAGGAACCTCTCATCATTAAAATTCATTATTGTCTTGCAGAAACTGAGGAATTGATGCAAGCACTTGATGAAGAGGAGTCACAAATGGAAGACCTTGTAAACAAGATTGGAGAACTGGAAAATGAATTGAAACAAAAGAACCAAGATTTGGAGAATCTTGAAGCTTCTCGCACCAAAACATTAAAGAAGCTTTCTGTTACTGTGAGCAGGTTTGACGAACTTCATTCTCTTTCTGAAAATCTCCTATCTGAGGTTGAGAATCTGCAGTCCCAATTGCAAGAGCGAGATGGAGAAATCTCATTTCTGAGACAAGAGGTTACTAGGTGCACAAATGATGCTCTAAATGTTACCCAGACGAGCAAGAAGAATTCTGATGAAATTCATGATTTGCTAACATGGCTAGACACATTGATTTCTCCAGAAAAGTCACATGATGGAGCATCTGATGATATAAAAGGTTACCAGGTTAATGAGTACAAAAAGGTGTTAGGGAAGCAGATTATGGCTTTGATATCGGAATTAGAAAATCTTCGTTTAATGGCCAAGAATAGTGACGTTCTATTGCAAGAAGAGAGGAGTAAAGTTGAAGAATTGGCCGAAAAAAAACAGTATCTTGAGAATTCTTTACGTAATAAAGAATCTGAAATAGTCATGCTCCAAGGCACTGGAGATTCTGCAAGGCCAACGAGAACGACTTCAGAGATAGTTGAAGTTGAACCAATTGTACGTTGTTTACTTATTAAAGTGCTTTGTTTTGGTCCTATTGCTCAACTGTCTTGTCTTGATAAGCATCACAAGTTACCAAAAATTGGGTTGttttcatgtagtcagattgttTTTGATATTCCCATTGCACTTGAATACAATGATGTTAGGATAGCATCAATATTCTTGGTGTTGTGCACGTGTTTTGGCATTTAGATTAGCGAGTGACCAAGTTTTTGGGTGACTATGATATCAAGTTTTTTGTCCTTACCAATTAACTAAAGGTTTGCTTTTGTGGTTTCCCTTGTCGAACTCTGTGAATTTCGTAAGTCATCACAATGAATGAGATGGTCTGAAAAAGATCATTTGATGTACCCTTAGTTTCCATAGATCTAATAATAACTTAGATGATATCTACTTTTTTTGCCTTTTTTATATCGCTAATCAGATGTTCTATTCTTTGCATTGATTTCTACTGCTTGTCAACACAGACAAACAAACGGGCCTCTCCAAGGACCATTGCACCTCAAGTTCGGAGTTTGCGGAAAACCAATAATGATCAAGTTGCCATAGCAATAGATGTGAATCACAGTGATGACAGGTTAGAgttggatgatgatgataaaGGTGAATGGCCTCACTTTGTAAATCGATTTATTTTTTTCTGCAAGTTCAACTACTTGCAACAATTAATAGATTTTTTGTCTCTTTCAATTTCAGCTCATGGTTTCAAGTCACTCACTACGTTAAAAATTGTCCCTCGGTTCACAAGACCAGTATCAGATATGATTGATGGCTTGTGGTATGCATGaatatcttttattttcttgaagatgcacacacacacacacacacacacacacacacacacatgtgttTTGTGAAATTCATAGCCTCTGGCCTCCTTCATATGTCATCAATTCTATGAACTTTGCAAGGGTGTCGTGCGATCGGGCCCTAATGCGGCGACCAGCTCTGCGGCTTGGTATCATAATTTATTGGGCTGTGTTGCATGCTCTACTTGCAAATTTTGTAGCCTGAGAAAACAAACGATTGGTTAGTGTTCTCACCCTTACGTCCTCCACCattgtctcacataaattttctaTGCTTTAGCATAATCCCATATAGTTTTTTAGCTATATTAAATATGTTTGTTCTGACTGCATGTCTGTGAATAATTAGCTGCGGAATAAAATTactgttatttttattaattgtcAGCATGCTCTCTTGGATTTGAAGTTTGAAGATTTAAACTTCACAGGCTGGTAAATCCTGCTACATTCTTGACCTTTTTATCTTGATGTTCCGATCGAAAGATGGAATATGTGGGTTCTGAAAAAGACTTGTTTCCTTGAAAATCTATTTTGGTTCTTATTTCTATCACAGACCATTCTGGGGTCGTCTTGAGGTATTCTGTATCCCGCCATCGAGTCAACatcttccaaaatctgaaaCCGTACAAAGTCATATTTTTCACTTGCTGTGATATTTCTTGACATGCACGGAAGATTATTCTAATTGGAAAAACTATTGATTAACTGTCCACGTTATTGAAATAAACGATTTTTTATCAACAACTTTCTTCTGAGAGTAGTAGAAGTGGCAGCCAATGAAAACCATTTATGTTAAAGGAATCAGCCTTTTGCGGTGGGGTGAGGACGGATGAGATCGTTCCGAGGgttgtggtggtggtggtgtgaATTGCCACTGTTTTAACTATACACGAGCATTTCTATTAACAGGGTAAACCCTTTAAAGGTTTACTCCGTGCAGTGTTTATGAACCTCGAAACCAAGTTTCATATCTAAAATGGAGACTGTGAACCATGATTGCACTAATGGTTTTGCCTCTTCTTTTCATTTCGCAGGTCTTCGATACAGGATAGGCCGGGCAGTAGGCCATAACTTGGCCCTTAGATATGTTGGTAAATTTATACATGTAGTCATCGAGTTCGCCATCT
This genomic interval from Primulina eburnea isolate SZY01 chromosome 16, ASM2296580v1, whole genome shotgun sequence contains the following:
- the LOC140815872 gene encoding uncharacterized protein isoform X1, translated to MDKNKSRTDLLAAGRKRLEKFRQGKDNKGSNSKSTGKATKAGKSAHDVSVDAASEAAVTPRNVTDGEKSYHGTQGTSALSDSDIDARGNLVANDTITSTDELSGEAVILDKASPTKAAEIQSEDSVNNTGLNQIAGDACDIDSEILQTGRSSSLVPEDAKYFVLHCPNVVAPIENSPDSGILMPTDFTSQLGRPHSEEQEVSCSSENQIDGGMAAQIEGDSGISPNEFAENAEKAIRLIEPDSASLTLVTNNDAEESQQGDDHSVDAHQLTESVIVSTVRSEVSGLMGEDVSSGLSDMKEKEMFDVSGVYGGDQGTQVNPEVIEERCLDSKNYGTAISRGCTVVNLSSGLDGGLIKLSQLAEILQILDEDDFKFLFMSVSPEKFRDASNTAVHDTVERLKEELYVASFVRDAFHLQLSEHQKSIDQDFVSNALLTEIQGKNEILEEGIGQCREELLHVFSEREELQKNLYVSNAEVEAVSAKANELQGKLEMTQKDMSSLSSELVDCRNLIASLQAETERYNGELEMMNKGTKKLLEDKENILLEKNNMIGQLVECKASLESMQLQNDKLAENEVSLRDDMRQLYEEKDYLVSEKNTLLADLIEHKRTLESLEAENRRLHETFISLSEERMKLEEERELAVLQNVNLSKELTECNDLMVTLQAEISNLHWNLTSITEDKNKYEEERERVLSQYEKQWHELMEIKVLEAGLKSECSKAVDDLKKARIQINNLSEEIETLKTNMEFHKSNTRDFERARGFEEVANDSIRSEVLPMKKSRSVWHLDKSSMEHMKLNFYDDSYGFTALKKSLEDAAAVLQNLEKAIEGMHLHAASLSRSNDKVVAPGVSKLIQAFESKNPIDDHPVEPASSADQETEDPYKMAKNVVQTLGALIKELVLDAKNATEVFVGVRKSKLHAVTNFMSNYDYLRKHTDLVEESIIEHKVVFEVMREHMCHAFAKESDLLIQCDALQKQELILKLENSRLREKLNDFQTKTSDLQNKLDEMYRDSDDITASISHEIKIFQTELVDRETVLEEEWKSVMAQVLLAAGELDSTIKTFDSASVAASNSESSVVSRISTSAFGAIKVIKDLNGQLEAAERDRQVASNAYDDLLEKWSNLQGKYEMAIITLHRLYSDLSELVSSETEKNMKDDKSLDILHPEVFSVLLDQFKRFLGERLQLESANKQLNSELMTGARVIDALEKKCDKLNTLIDLVEDIEQSVVPEGTKNYADEPTARIETMICLLVQKYKEAEQSFSFSSSLQGQVDGLNFTLVQYENENLVFKLSLRSAEDHIVALNSKVQEMVAELEQSEHRVSSLREKLGIAVTKGKGLILQRDSLKQSLSETSKELDKCSQELLTKDTVLHDLETKLKLYSEAGERMEALESELSYIRNSSTALRESFLLKDSVLQRIEEILEDLELPEHFHARDIIEKIDWLAKSVTGNAAHLGEWDQRSSVGGGSYSDTGFVGADGLKDEMQLNLNYGDDLRRRYEELQSKFYDLAEQNEMLEQSLMLRNNLVLRWEEVFDRIDMPSQMRSMELEDKIQWFERVLAEAQSRCNSLQEKIDHLESHCGSLTADMQDSHGRISELNAAFQQTCREREILSRDLELLCQENTETSKKTFDLEMKNGNLQNEISMLQGQKLHIEKEIHRIESMMNRMQDLVKNALRDSNSEDLADGQEEIKSFEELLSKLVEKHMIILSGKPVNSENIDVHVTEKGEVSQISRNPDDKEVAILSKKLEDLMGEFDCLKDEKDSYVLKNQSLVQEVEELQSNKNELRELLNQEEHKSASLREKLNVAVRKGKSLVQQRDGMKQVIEELNTEVEHLKSEISHNENTISEYVARISELSTLQERVHVLESENTSLTSRLAETDRCLQVKEGTLNSVLGALGDVDIGLAINSGNPIEKLKEIETNFHDMRTSLNFAEQESRKSKRAAELLLAELNEVQERSDVLQEELSKAAGELSKIFKEKESAEDAKYEALAGVEKLSSLVEEKERQLSEVMVLSSRVDQLREGLFAFESRMGDVLSKDREVLHNMANIMKSVFESGNTFDSSALFPSTDGINSKESENKSLLTEIGSLNEQLHKHSLMLHEEICYLSEVMRGIHRELFSQKELNESIRRDVKQLESTAIESESEIHHLHENVSLLSEACVGAIFEIERWKDLVDGNCSASRDAERNLKSRIFVGGYDSTDDIQLYTTEGIRSTRDKLLLAVRDCTSMQTELNEVGQREMKNTIVNLQKELQEKDIQREKICKELVNQIKEAETNAKNYLHDLQQARAQLHDLQRQVDAKEDDCKVLEQRMKKLQDQETNCLDLQKKLNSLTDALAAKEQETEELMQALDEEESQMEDLVNKIGELENELKQKNQDLENLEASRTKTLKKLSVTVSRFDELHSLSENLLSEVENLQSQLQERDGEISFLRQEVTRCTNDALNVTQTSKKNSDEIHDLLTWLDTLISPEKSHDGASDDIKGYQVNEYKKVLGKQIMALISELENLRLMAKNSDVLLQEERSKVEELAEKKQYLENSLRNKESEIVMLQGTGDSARPTRTTSEIVEVEPITNKRASPRTIAPQVRSLRKTNNDQVAIAIDVNHSDDRLELDDDDKAHGFKSLTTLKIVPRFTRPVSDMIDGLWVSCDRALMRRPALRLGIIIYWAVLHALLANFVA
- the LOC140815872 gene encoding uncharacterized protein isoform X2, which gives rise to MDKNKSRTDLLAAGRKRLEKFRQGKDNKGSNSKSTGKATKAGKSAHDVSVDAASEAAVTPRNVTDGEKSYHGEAVILDKASPTKAAEIQSEDSVNNTGLNQIAGDACDIDSEILQTGRSSSLVPEDAKYFVLHCPNVVAPIENSPDSGILMPTDFTSQLGRPHSEEQEVSCSSENQIDGGMAAQIEGDSGISPNEFAENAEKAIRLIEPDSASLTLVTNNDAEESQQGDDHSVDAHQLTESVIVSTVRSEVSGLMGEDVSSGLSDMKEKEMFDVSGVYGGDQGTQVNPEVIEERCLDSKNYGTAISRGCTVVNLSSGLDGGLIKLSQLAEILQILDEDDFKFLFMSVSPEKFRDASNTAVHDTVERLKEELYVASFVRDAFHLQLSEHQKSIDQDFVSNALLTEIQGKNEILEEGIGQCREELLHVFSEREELQKNLYVSNAEVEAVSAKANELQGKLEMTQKDMSSLSSELVDCRNLIASLQAETERYNGELEMMNKGTKKLLEDKENILLEKNNMIGQLVECKASLESMQLQNDKLAENEVSLRDDMRQLYEEKDYLVSEKNTLLADLIEHKRTLESLEAENRRLHETFISLSEERMKLEEERELAVLQNVNLSKELTECNDLMVTLQAEISNLHWNLTSITEDKNKYEEERERVLSQYEKQWHELMEIKVLEAGLKSECSKAVDDLKKARIQINNLSEEIETLKTNMEFHKSNTRDFERARGFEEVANDSIRSEVLPMKKSRSVWHLDKSSMEHMKLNFYDDSYGFTALKKSLEDAAAVLQNLEKAIEGMHLHAASLSRSNDKVVAPGVSKLIQAFESKNPIDDHPVEPASSADQETEDPYKMAKNVVQTLGALIKELVLDAKNATEVFVGVRKSKLHAVTNFMSNYDYLRKHTDLVEESIIEHKVVFEVMREHMCHAFAKESDLLIQCDALQKQELILKLENSRLREKLNDFQTKTSDLQNKLDEMYRDSDDITASISHEIKIFQTELVDRETVLEEEWKSVMAQVLLAAGELDSTIKTFDSASVAASNSESSVVSRISTSAFGAIKVIKDLNGQLEAAERDRQVASNAYDDLLEKWSNLQGKYEMAIITLHRLYSDLSELVSSETEKNMKDDKSLDILHPEVFSVLLDQFKRFLGERLQLESANKQLNSELMTGARVIDALEKKCDKLNTLIDLVEDIEQSVVPEGTKNYADEPTARIETMICLLVQKYKEAEQSFSFSSSLQGQVDGLNFTLVQYENENLVFKLSLRSAEDHIVALNSKVQEMVAELEQSEHRVSSLREKLGIAVTKGKGLILQRDSLKQSLSETSKELDKCSQELLTKDTVLHDLETKLKLYSEAGERMEALESELSYIRNSSTALRESFLLKDSVLQRIEEILEDLELPEHFHARDIIEKIDWLAKSVTGNAAHLGEWDQRSSVGGGSYSDTGFVGADGLKDEMQLNLNYGDDLRRRYEELQSKFYDLAEQNEMLEQSLMLRNNLVLRWEEVFDRIDMPSQMRSMELEDKIQWFERVLAEAQSRCNSLQEKIDHLESHCGSLTADMQDSHGRISELNAAFQQTCREREILSRDLELLCQENTETSKKTFDLEMKNGNLQNEISMLQGQKLHIEKEIHRIESMMNRMQDLVKNALRDSNSEDLADGQEEIKSFEELLSKLVEKHMIILSGKPVNSENIDVHVTEKGEVSQISRNPDDKEVAILSKKLEDLMGEFDCLKDEKDSYVLKNQSLVQEVEELQSNKNELRELLNQEEHKSASLREKLNVAVRKGKSLVQQRDGMKQVIEELNTEVEHLKSEISHNENTISEYVARISELSTLQERVHVLESENTSLTSRLAETDRCLQVKEGTLNSVLGALGDVDIGLAINSGNPIEKLKEIETNFHDMRTSLNFAEQESRKSKRAAELLLAELNEVQERSDVLQEELSKAAGELSKIFKEKESAEDAKYEALAGVEKLSSLVEEKERQLSEVMVLSSRVDQLREGLFAFESRMGDVLSKDREVLHNMANIMKSVFESGNTFDSSALFPSTDGINSKESENKSLLTEIGSLNEQLHKHSLMLHEEICYLSEVMRGIHRELFSQKELNESIRRDVKQLESTAIESESEIHHLHENVSLLSEACVGAIFEIERWKDLVDGNCSASRDAERNLKSRIFVGGYDSTDDIQLYTTEGIRSTRDKLLLAVRDCTSMQTELNEVGQREMKNTIVNLQKELQEKDIQREKICKELVNQIKEAETNAKNYLHDLQQARAQLHDLQRQVDAKEDDCKVLEQRMKKLQDQETNCLDLQKKLNSLTDALAAKEQETEELMQALDEEESQMEDLVNKIGELENELKQKNQDLENLEASRTKTLKKLSVTVSRFDELHSLSENLLSEVENLQSQLQERDGEISFLRQEVTRCTNDALNVTQTSKKNSDEIHDLLTWLDTLISPEKSHDGASDDIKGYQVNEYKKVLGKQIMALISELENLRLMAKNSDVLLQEERSKVEELAEKKQYLENSLRNKESEIVMLQGTGDSARPTRTTSEIVEVEPITNKRASPRTIAPQVRSLRKTNNDQVAIAIDVNHSDDRLELDDDDKAHGFKSLTTLKIVPRFTRPVSDMIDGLWVSCDRALMRRPALRLGIIIYWAVLHALLANFVA
- the LOC140815872 gene encoding uncharacterized protein isoform X3 — protein: MAAQIEGDSGISPNEFAENAEKAIRLIEPDSASLTLVTNNDAEESQQGDDHSVDAHQLTESVIVSTVRSEVSGLMGEDVSSGLSDMKEKEMFDVSGVYGGDQGTQVNPEVIEERCLDSKNYGTAISRGCTVVNLSSGLDGGLIKLSQLAEILQILDEDDFKFLFMSVSPEKFRDASNTAVHDTVERLKEELYVASFVRDAFHLQLSEHQKSIDQDFVSNALLTEIQGKNEILEEGIGQCREELLHVFSEREELQKNLYVSNAEVEAVSAKANELQGKLEMTQKDMSSLSSELVDCRNLIASLQAETERYNGELEMMNKGTKKLLEDKENILLEKNNMIGQLVECKASLESMQLQNDKLAENEVSLRDDMRQLYEEKDYLVSEKNTLLADLIEHKRTLESLEAENRRLHETFISLSEERMKLEEERELAVLQNVNLSKELTECNDLMVTLQAEISNLHWNLTSITEDKNKYEEERERVLSQYEKQWHELMEIKVLEAGLKSECSKAVDDLKKARIQINNLSEEIETLKTNMEFHKSNTRDFERARGFEEVANDSIRSEVLPMKKSRSVWHLDKSSMEHMKLNFYDDSYGFTALKKSLEDAAAVLQNLEKAIEGMHLHAASLSRSNDKVVAPGVSKLIQAFESKNPIDDHPVEPASSADQETEDPYKMAKNVVQTLGALIKELVLDAKNATEVFVGVRKSKLHAVTNFMSNYDYLRKHTDLVEESIIEHKVVFEVMREHMCHAFAKESDLLIQCDALQKQELILKLENSRLREKLNDFQTKTSDLQNKLDEMYRDSDDITASISHEIKIFQTELVDRETVLEEEWKSVMAQVLLAAGELDSTIKTFDSASVAASNSESSVVSRISTSAFGAIKVIKDLNGQLEAAERDRQVASNAYDDLLEKWSNLQGKYEMAIITLHRLYSDLSELVSSETEKNMKDDKSLDILHPEVFSVLLDQFKRFLGERLQLESANKQLNSELMTGARVIDALEKKCDKLNTLIDLVEDIEQSVVPEGTKNYADEPTARIETMICLLVQKYKEAEQSFSFSSSLQGQVDGLNFTLVQYENENLVFKLSLRSAEDHIVALNSKVQEMVAELEQSEHRVSSLREKLGIAVTKGKGLILQRDSLKQSLSETSKELDKCSQELLTKDTVLHDLETKLKLYSEAGERMEALESELSYIRNSSTALRESFLLKDSVLQRIEEILEDLELPEHFHARDIIEKIDWLAKSVTGNAAHLGEWDQRSSVGGGSYSDTGFVGADGLKDEMQLNLNYGDDLRRRYEELQSKFYDLAEQNEMLEQSLMLRNNLVLRWEEVFDRIDMPSQMRSMELEDKIQWFERVLAEAQSRCNSLQEKIDHLESHCGSLTADMQDSHGRISELNAAFQQTCREREILSRDLELLCQENTETSKKTFDLEMKNGNLQNEISMLQGQKLHIEKEIHRIESMMNRMQDLVKNALRDSNSEDLADGQEEIKSFEELLSKLVEKHMIILSGKPVNSENIDVHVTEKGEVSQISRNPDDKEVAILSKKLEDLMGEFDCLKDEKDSYVLKNQSLVQEVEELQSNKNELRELLNQEEHKSASLREKLNVAVRKGKSLVQQRDGMKQVIEELNTEVEHLKSEISHNENTISEYVARISELSTLQERVHVLESENTSLTSRLAETDRCLQVKEGTLNSVLGALGDVDIGLAINSGNPIEKLKEIETNFHDMRTSLNFAEQESRKSKRAAELLLAELNEVQERSDVLQEELSKAAGELSKIFKEKESAEDAKYEALAGVEKLSSLVEEKERQLSEVMVLSSRVDQLREGLFAFESRMGDVLSKDREVLHNMANIMKSVFESGNTFDSSALFPSTDGINSKESENKSLLTEIGSLNEQLHKHSLMLHEEICYLSEVMRGIHRELFSQKELNESIRRDVKQLESTAIESESEIHHLHENVSLLSEACVGAIFEIERWKDLVDGNCSASRDAERNLKSRIFVGGYDSTDDIQLYTTEGIRSTRDKLLLAVRDCTSMQTELNEVGQREMKNTIVNLQKELQEKDIQREKICKELVNQIKEAETNAKNYLHDLQQARAQLHDLQRQVDAKEDDCKVLEQRMKKLQDQETNCLDLQKKLNSLTDALAAKEQETEELMQALDEEESQMEDLVNKIGELENELKQKNQDLENLEASRTKTLKKLSVTVSRFDELHSLSENLLSEVENLQSQLQERDGEISFLRQEVTRCTNDALNVTQTSKKNSDEIHDLLTWLDTLISPEKSHDGASDDIKGYQVNEYKKVLGKQIMALISELENLRLMAKNSDVLLQEERSKVEELAEKKQYLENSLRNKESEIVMLQGTGDSARPTRTTSEIVEVEPITNKRASPRTIAPQVRSLRKTNNDQVAIAIDVNHSDDRLELDDDDKAHGFKSLTTLKIVPRFTRPVSDMIDGLWVSCDRALMRRPALRLGIIIYWAVLHALLANFVA